The Bacillota bacterium genome window below encodes:
- the rpmD gene encoding 50S ribosomal protein L30 — MAKLRIKQVRSGIGRSEKQKKTLRALGLKRIRDVVEQEDRPEIRGMISKVSHLVEVEEVK, encoded by the coding sequence TTGGCTAAACTCAGGATAAAGCAGGTCAGAAGCGGTATTGGTCGTAGTGAGAAGCAAAAGAAAACCTTAAGAGCGCTCGGCCTGAAGAGAATTAGAGATGTTGTTGAACAAGAAGATAGACCTGAAATTCGTGGTATGATATCAAAGGTCAGTCATCTTGTTGAGGTTGAGGAAGTTAAGTAG